The stretch of DNA GCCCCGCGCGAGCGCCAGCCATGCTAACGCCTCGCCGCCCGCGGCAGGCAGGGCCCCGTGCCGGGCGGGTCGTCCCTCGGGCGCAGCCGGTAGCATGACCGGATGGGCGACCCGGGTCCACGCGTCGTGATCGTGGGTGGCGGCGCGGCCGGCCTCTTCGCGGCCATCGCCTGCCTGGAGGCCAACCCCGCCGCCGCCGTGACGGTGCTGGAGGCCGCCCCCGCGCCCCTCGGCAAGGTGCGCATCTCCGGCGGCGGGCGCTGCAACGTCACCCACGACCAGCCCGACCCGGCGCTGCTGGTTGGCAACTACCCGCGCGGCGCCAGGGCGCTGCGCGGTCCCTTCACCCGCTTCGGGCCGCGCGAGACGGTGGCGTGGTTCGAGGCGCGCGGGGTGCCCCTCAAGACGGAGGTGGACGGGCGCATGTTCCCCACCAGCGACGACTCCGCCACCGTGGTGGACTGTCTCCTGAGTACCGCCCGGGCCGCGGGCGTGACCCTGCGCACCCGCGCCGGCGTGACGGACGTGGCGGCGCCCGGTCCAGGTGGGGTGGGCCGGTTCGAGGTTCGCCTGAAGTCCGGCGAGCTCGTCGGCGCCGATCGGCTCCTCCTCGCCACGGGCGGCGCCCCGGCCGGTCACCGCTTCGCGGCGGCGCTGGGGCACGCCGTCGAGCCGCCCGTGCCGTCGCTCTTCACGTTCGAGGTCGCGGACCGGCGGCTGCACGGCCTGGCGGGCGTGTCGGTGCCGGTCGGGCGCGTGCGGCTGGACGGGGCGAAGGAGGCGCACGAGGGGCCCTTGCTCATCACCCACTGGGGCCTCTCCGGACCCGCCGTGCTGCGGGCCTCGGCGTGGGGCGCGCGACTGCTGCACGAGAACGCCTACCGCCTCGGCGTGACCGTCGACTGGCTCCCCGAGCTGAGCGAAGCGGCCGTGCTGCAGGGCCTGCGGGAAGCCAAGCGCCGGGACGCGCGCCGCACGGTCGTGGCGGGCGGGCCGCCGGGCCTACCGCAGCGGCTGTGGCGCGCGTTGGCGCGCGCCGCCGGCGCGAGCGACGAGACGCGCTGGGCCGACGCCTCGAACGACCTGCTGGCGGCCCTGGCGCGGGAGATCGGCGCCGGCCGCTACCTCATCGGCGGCAAGGGGGCGTTCAAGGACGAGTTCGTCACCTGCGGCGGCGTGCGCCTCGACGAGGTCGACTTCACCACGATGGCGAGCCGCGTGACGCCCGGCCTGCACCTCGCGGGGGAGATCCTCGACGTCGACGGCATCACGGGCGGTTTCAACTTCCAGAGCGCCTGGACGACCGGCTGGTTGGCGGGGCGGGCCATGGCGGTCGCCTGACCGCCATGGATCAGGACCCGCGCCAGCCTCGGATGAGCCTCGCCCCGCCCCCGGTCGGCGCCGGGCGGGACCGGCGTGCCGGTGCCACGCGACTTACGGGAGCGCGGCGAAGCGCGAGCCGACCGGCTGGTCGAGATGGCGTCGCCACCGCCCTCGACCGAGTAGCGCAGGGCGTGCAGGACGGCGTTGACGGCGAGGGACGCGTCGTCCGGTCCGGCACCGAGGCCGTTGGTGGCCAGGGCTGGAGCGCGCCTACCCGAACACGCCGCCAACGCCAGGCCCACCACCAGGCAGGCGACCACCCGCGCGGCGTTCGGTAGACGGTTCCCTCCACACATGGTCTGCTCCCTTCTTCGGGCGCCCGCCGGGCGCGTCGACGACGAGGGTGGC from Trueperaceae bacterium encodes:
- a CDS encoding NAD(P)/FAD-dependent oxidoreductase; this encodes MGDPGPRVVIVGGGAAGLFAAIACLEANPAAAVTVLEAAPAPLGKVRISGGGRCNVTHDQPDPALLVGNYPRGARALRGPFTRFGPRETVAWFEARGVPLKTEVDGRMFPTSDDSATVVDCLLSTARAAGVTLRTRAGVTDVAAPGPGGVGRFEVRLKSGELVGADRLLLATGGAPAGHRFAAALGHAVEPPVPSLFTFEVADRRLHGLAGVSVPVGRVRLDGAKEAHEGPLLITHWGLSGPAVLRASAWGARLLHENAYRLGVTVDWLPELSEAAVLQGLREAKRRDARRTVVAGGPPGLPQRLWRALARAAGASDETRWADASNDLLAALAREIGAGRYLIGGKGAFKDEFVTCGGVRLDEVDFTTMASRVTPGLHLAGEILDVDGITGGFNFQSAWTTGWLAGRAMAVA